One part of the Candidatus Mancarchaeum acidiphilum genome encodes these proteins:
- the nth gene encoding endonuclease III encodes MKVKSRRFIGLVIKRLKAAYPDQMHTQLEYSNKWELLIAVILSAQTTDVSVNKVTKKLFANFPGPEDLLDLKPDDLYPYIRSIGLYRGKSKRLIEAAKMLVSQFDSKVPTNTKDLMKIPGVGRKVANVVLSEGFGINEGIAIDTHCITVSNRLGLANTHNPEVIERVLIKITPKDEWNNISHLFIALGRDTCQARKKICERCVLNDICISSTVKNDTYKNRNIHNI; translated from the coding sequence ATGAAAGTCAAAAGCAGGAGGTTTATAGGCCTCGTAATAAAAAGGCTTAAAGCAGCTTATCCCGATCAGATGCATACGCAGCTTGAATACTCAAATAAATGGGAGCTTTTGATTGCGGTTATACTTTCTGCGCAGACAACGGATGTATCCGTAAATAAGGTAACTAAAAAACTGTTTGCAAACTTTCCTGGGCCTGAAGACCTGCTTGACCTTAAGCCTGATGATCTGTATCCATATATAAGGTCAATTGGACTTTACAGAGGCAAATCAAAGAGGTTGATAGAGGCTGCAAAAATGTTAGTAAGCCAATTTGATTCAAAGGTTCCAACAAATACAAAGGACCTAATGAAAATTCCGGGAGTTGGCAGGAAGGTTGCAAATGTTGTGCTTTCGGAAGGGTTTGGAATAAATGAAGGCATTGCTATAGATACCCATTGCATAACAGTATCGAACCGCTTAGGGCTGGCCAATACCCATAATCCAGAGGTTATAGAAAGAGTGTTGATCAAAATCACCCCAAAAGATGAATGGAATAACATATCACATCTGTTTATAGCGCTAGGAAGGGACACATGCCAAGCGAGGAAGAAGATATGCGAAAGATGTGTGCTGAATGACATATGCATATCAAGCACTGTGAAAAATGATACCTATAAAAATAGGAATATTCACAATATTTAA
- a CDS encoding diphthine--ammonia ligase has translation MKAVCLFSGGKDSTLALHRAIGKGIDVSQLLTIAPENDYSYMFHKPNIRFTSLQAEALGIPQVIINIKGDKDEELADLESAIADSNADLVITGAIASQYQKSRVDAICDRLGIRDYSPLWGIEPLEELKELSKSFDVIITKVSADGMDKSLLGAHIDGDTIIKLLGIERRFHINLSFEGGEAESFVLNAPLFKKKIVIDKSHVENDRSNGEYIIDSAHLDDKI, from the coding sequence ATGAAAGCGGTCTGCCTTTTCAGCGGTGGCAAAGATTCTACATTAGCTTTGCACAGGGCAATTGGAAAAGGAATTGATGTCAGCCAGCTTCTTACCATTGCACCAGAAAATGATTACAGTTACATGTTCCATAAGCCCAATATAAGGTTCACGTCCTTGCAGGCTGAAGCACTAGGTATACCGCAGGTAATAATTAATATTAAAGGCGATAAGGATGAAGAGCTCGCGGACCTCGAATCTGCGATAGCTGATTCAAACGCGGATTTGGTTATAACCGGTGCAATCGCAAGCCAGTACCAAAAAAGCAGGGTAGATGCCATATGCGATAGGCTTGGAATACGGGATTATTCCCCATTATGGGGCATAGAGCCCCTTGAGGAGCTTAAGGAGCTTTCAAAAAGTTTTGATGTGATAATAACCAAGGTTTCTGCAGACGGCATGGATAAGTCCCTGCTTGGAGCACATATAGATGGAGACACTATAATAAAATTATTGGGAATCGAAAGGAGGTTCCACATAAATCTCTCGTTTGAAGGAGGGGAGGCGGAGTCTTTTGTACTTAATGCACCTCTGTTTAAGAAAAAGATAGTGATAGATAAGTCGCATGTAGAAAATGATAGATCTAATGGAGAGTATATAATAGATAGCGCACATTTGGACGATAAAATTTAG
- a CDS encoding pyridoxal phosphate-dependent aminotransferase, with translation MVTVNEDLAKRSKFAYNDIEEDDAIASKIEKTGKEVIKLNRGDPPQYIKTPDYIIDAYVDALRSYKTGYVDMTGIKELREAVSDRYARSYKAKVSPENVIVTQGVSEALAFLNNVLINDRDQAILFAPYYPQYMPLLQMYGGSPIIEKYSEKLNWNLDIDSLGRSLKRMAKPQLRKVKYMMITNPNNPTGTVLKRDYLEDIVDLANEYGLFLVSDEIYDEIVYNGAKFTSVSEVANGVPHMILNGASKVYDSTGFRIGFMIIPGTDKFSSKVSAKLKDYATVRLSVNTPAQYAIAAAITNKKEHEKAIKNMVKEISDRVNYAYNLLKKNEYLDIVKPNGSFYIFPKIKLDLLKIKDDNDFVVKLLKDKNLQVTRGSGFGGDGHFRIVSLPTKSILKESVDRINDFCEENKKK, from the coding sequence ATGGTAACGGTAAATGAGGATTTGGCAAAAAGAAGCAAGTTTGCATATAATGATATAGAGGAGGACGATGCAATTGCGTCAAAGATAGAAAAAACTGGGAAGGAAGTAATAAAACTCAATAGGGGTGATCCCCCTCAATACATAAAAACTCCGGATTACATAATAGATGCATATGTGGATGCACTCAGAAGTTATAAAACAGGATACGTCGACATGACCGGGATCAAGGAGCTGCGCGAAGCTGTATCTGATAGGTATGCAAGATCTTACAAGGCCAAGGTAAGTCCTGAAAATGTGATAGTAACACAAGGTGTCTCTGAGGCGCTTGCGTTCTTGAATAATGTGCTTATTAATGACAGGGACCAGGCAATACTGTTTGCACCGTATTATCCGCAGTATATGCCGCTTCTTCAGATGTACGGAGGTTCTCCTATAATAGAAAAATACTCGGAAAAGCTTAACTGGAACCTTGACATAGACTCGCTGGGCAGGTCATTGAAGAGAATGGCAAAACCACAGCTCAGGAAAGTTAAGTATATGATGATAACCAACCCTAACAACCCTACAGGTACAGTGCTTAAGAGGGATTACCTTGAGGATATAGTGGATCTTGCAAATGAATATGGGCTGTTTTTGGTGAGCGATGAAATTTATGATGAGATAGTTTACAATGGTGCAAAATTCACGAGCGTGAGCGAGGTTGCAAATGGTGTACCGCATATGATCCTGAATGGGGCATCAAAGGTTTATGATTCTACTGGATTCAGGATCGGATTCATGATAATCCCAGGAACGGACAAGTTTTCATCAAAGGTTTCTGCAAAGCTAAAAGACTACGCCACAGTTAGGCTTTCTGTAAATACGCCCGCCCAATACGCTATTGCTGCGGCTATAACGAATAAGAAGGAGCATGAAAAAGCGATAAAGAACATGGTAAAAGAGATAAGTGATAGGGTAAATTACGCTTATAACTTATTGAAAAAGAATGAATATCTTGATATAGTGAAGCCCAATGGCTCTTTCTATATATTCCCAAAAATAAAGCTTGACCTGCTGAAGATAAAGGATGATAATGATTTTGTGGTTAAGCTGCTTAAGGATAAGAACCTGCAGGTAACAAGAGGATCGGGATTTGGTGGAGATGGGCACTTCCGCATAGTGTCTTTGCCTACTAAGAGCATCTTGAAAGAATCAGTTGATAGGATAAATGACTTCTGTGAAGAAAACAAGAAGAAATAG
- a CDS encoding APC family permease, whose amino-acid sequence MEPEGKAVARLKKNQVGTLGAIAEEISAMAPGCDAIAFVVASATFAFFLTPLAFLIATLTMFLEVNTLYHLSKRHASAGGYYGYIANAFGSIPAISSGLLYVMYQIVSTAAIPVFVAGVVLPGVINYFLAISLPGWIWIPSILIFIVLPIVIAMIGIRPQMRYIRVAAFFEVAFLALLSAIIILKAPDNTLNVFNPFVWPQYSSWFASEGGPLSGVGLGMIFGLTSFIGYGGSAPLGEEAKNSRTITKSLIFGLLITGIVLVEVSYSQIVGWGIPMMQSFAKSGIPGIIVATIYTGAIGGVMLSLVAFNSAFSDSVAMQSNAGRVYFAMARDGVLPKFFATLHKKFVTPINALSFIAISASVIAIGSTFLVSAGMGVSPISLITESANNPNIITALTDSFEFLTTMALAGLIVTHVLLNTSVMTMFRRLKEKHVGYRKITHPIQHYLLPAIATIIFIFVLYESVVPPVYPITEAIIIIAVYVVLSTAYGFYLKKKRPDIAANAGKSVNIVAEEELEEKAKQSE is encoded by the coding sequence ATGGAACCTGAAGGCAAAGCTGTAGCCAGATTAAAGAAAAACCAAGTTGGTACACTTGGCGCAATAGCCGAGGAAATATCAGCCATGGCACCTGGTTGTGACGCAATTGCATTTGTCGTAGCTTCTGCAACCTTCGCATTCTTTCTTACCCCTTTAGCATTTCTTATAGCCACCCTTACCATGTTCCTGGAAGTGAACACTTTATACCATCTGTCCAAAAGGCATGCCAGTGCAGGAGGATATTATGGATATATAGCTAATGCATTTGGCTCCATTCCTGCTATAAGCTCTGGACTGTTATATGTGATGTATCAAATCGTAAGCACAGCCGCAATACCTGTATTTGTTGCAGGTGTTGTCCTTCCGGGGGTAATAAATTATTTCTTGGCGATAAGCTTGCCAGGATGGATATGGATACCATCAATCTTAATCTTCATAGTATTGCCTATTGTCATAGCGATGATAGGCATCAGGCCCCAGATGCGTTATATAAGGGTAGCGGCATTCTTTGAAGTGGCATTCCTTGCCCTGCTCTCAGCCATAATAATTTTAAAAGCGCCTGATAACACGCTTAATGTTTTCAACCCTTTTGTATGGCCTCAATATTCGTCATGGTTTGCATCTGAGGGCGGGCCGCTTTCAGGCGTAGGATTGGGGATGATATTCGGGTTGACAAGCTTCATAGGTTATGGAGGGTCGGCGCCCTTAGGCGAAGAAGCAAAGAATAGCCGTACAATTACAAAATCCTTGATATTCGGGCTTCTTATAACTGGGATAGTGCTTGTGGAAGTTTCATACTCCCAGATAGTTGGATGGGGGATACCAATGATGCAGTCATTTGCAAAGAGTGGGATACCAGGTATAATCGTAGCTACTATATATACGGGCGCCATAGGGGGAGTTATGCTGTCACTTGTCGCATTCAACTCTGCATTCTCCGATTCCGTTGCAATGCAGTCAAATGCCGGCAGAGTTTACTTTGCAATGGCACGTGATGGGGTGCTCCCCAAATTCTTTGCCACGCTGCATAAAAAATTTGTCACGCCGATAAATGCCCTAAGCTTCATTGCGATATCCGCATCTGTTATTGCCATAGGATCCACATTTCTTGTATCCGCCGGAATGGGGGTGTCACCCATCTCCCTTATAACTGAAAGCGCAAACAACCCAAACATAATAACCGCCCTGACTGACTCATTTGAATTCCTCACTACAATGGCTTTGGCAGGGCTCATTGTAACGCATGTACTATTGAATACAAGTGTCATGACAATGTTCAGAAGGCTTAAGGAAAAACATGTAGGTTACAGGAAGATAACGCATCCAATACAGCACTACCTGCTACCAGCAATCGCCACAATTATATTCATATTTGTGCTTTACGAATCCGTAGTGCCTCCGGTATACCCTATAACAGAGGCAATTATCATAATTGCGGTTTACGTAGTGCTATCAACCGCATATGGATTTTACCTCAAAAAGAAAAGGCCTGATATAGCCGCTAATGCTGGGAAAAGCGTGAATATAGTAGCCGAAGAGGAATTAGAGGAAAAGGCAAAACAATCCGAATGA
- a CDS encoding exodeoxyribonuclease III encodes MELKIISWNVNGIRSATAKGLTDFIKNEDADILCFQEIKAGESDIPQALRSEGYELFVNPAEKKGYSGTMVMSRIKPLKFQKGIGESRDAEGRVEVLEFEKFYLLNIYFPNSKPMLERLDYKIQFDHELLNYLNDLKKRKGVVACGDFNVAHKDIDIAQPQNNINHAGFTKEEREWMDEVISSGYIDTFRYINGNKIKYSWWSNFASARQRNIGWRIDYFITDTSLKENIKSAEILDQVKGSDHAPVKLTLSL; translated from the coding sequence ATGGAACTGAAAATCATATCGTGGAATGTAAATGGTATACGCTCGGCAACCGCTAAAGGCTTAACGGATTTCATTAAAAATGAAGATGCCGATATACTGTGTTTCCAGGAAATCAAGGCAGGGGAATCTGATATACCACAAGCTTTAAGGAGCGAAGGGTATGAGCTATTTGTAAATCCTGCAGAGAAAAAAGGTTATAGCGGCACAATGGTCATGAGCAGGATAAAACCTTTAAAATTCCAAAAAGGCATTGGGGAATCCAGGGATGCAGAGGGCAGGGTAGAAGTACTAGAATTTGAAAAGTTTTACTTGCTGAACATATACTTTCCTAACTCAAAACCTATGCTTGAAAGGTTGGATTACAAGATCCAGTTTGATCATGAATTGTTAAATTACCTAAATGACCTTAAGAAAAGAAAAGGGGTAGTTGCTTGCGGAGACTTCAATGTAGCTCATAAGGATATAGATATAGCCCAGCCTCAGAACAATATTAACCATGCAGGATTTACAAAAGAGGAGAGGGAATGGATGGATGAAGTTATCTCATCCGGATACATAGATACATTTAGGTACATCAATGGCAACAAAATAAAATACTCGTGGTGGTCCAACTTCGCAAGTGCAAGGCAGAGGAATATAGGTTGGAGGATAGACTATTTCATAACCGATACCAGCCTTAAGGAAAACATAAAATCTGCCGAAATACTAGATCAAGTGAAAGGTTCGGACCATGCCCCCGTAAAGTTAACATTATCCTTATGA
- the sufC gene encoding Fe-S cluster assembly ATPase SufC — protein sequence MILEIKNLHVKIGENEIIKGLNLTIKEGEMHVLMGPNGSGKTTLAKVIMGHPAYKVSEGDILADGKSILNLSTDKRAKLGLFLQFQEPVEIDGVGFVNFLRSSIESISDKPVNVRSMLNDVKSEESELKVNYSLIDKYLNKGFSGGEKKKSEILQMSLLKPKIAILDEPDSGLDVDAIKIVAKNIERVAKETGMGTILITHYNRILSYMNPSFVHIMEKGRIVKSGGMELVSQVEKSGYQGLGSDE from the coding sequence ATGATTTTGGAAATAAAAAATTTGCATGTTAAAATAGGCGAAAATGAAATAATAAAAGGGCTTAACCTGACCATAAAAGAAGGAGAGATGCACGTGCTTATGGGCCCAAACGGTTCTGGAAAGACCACATTGGCAAAGGTTATAATGGGCCATCCTGCCTACAAGGTTAGCGAAGGCGACATATTGGCAGATGGAAAAAGCATCCTAAATCTATCAACTGATAAAAGAGCAAAGCTTGGCCTTTTCCTGCAATTCCAGGAGCCCGTAGAAATAGACGGAGTAGGTTTTGTCAATTTCCTCAGGTCTTCAATCGAATCAATATCAGACAAGCCGGTAAACGTGAGAAGCATGCTTAACGATGTCAAATCGGAGGAATCCGAGCTTAAGGTTAACTATTCACTGATAGACAAGTATCTAAACAAAGGTTTCTCAGGAGGGGAGAAAAAGAAATCTGAAATATTGCAGATGTCCCTGCTCAAGCCAAAGATCGCAATACTAGACGAACCTGACTCAGGGCTTGACGTAGACGCAATAAAGATAGTTGCAAAAAACATAGAAAGAGTAGCCAAGGAAACAGGGATGGGAACAATACTGATAACCCACTACAACCGTATCCTGTCTTATATGAATCCATCATTTGTCCATATAATGGAGAAGGGCAGGATAGTCAAGAGTGGGGGAATGGAGCTGGTGTCGCAGGTAGAAAAATCCGGATACCAGGGATTAGGCAGTGACGAATAA
- a CDS encoding transcriptional regulator — translation MIYYEIFLKKFLPSFRSALAIKMNEKFNIKESDIAKELGVTQAEVSKYLNRLNVVSPSYKIDDSDIESIAALMIAGDSANAQKQVCRICPVGSNVKCTFKI, via the coding sequence ATGATATACTACGAGATATTCCTGAAGAAATTTCTTCCTTCATTCAGAAGTGCACTAGCAATAAAGATGAACGAGAAGTTCAATATTAAGGAATCAGATATAGCAAAGGAGCTTGGAGTCACCCAGGCAGAAGTAAGCAAATATCTCAACAGATTAAATGTGGTCAGCCCTTCATATAAGATAGACGACTCCGATATAGAATCGATTGCCGCACTAATGATTGCAGGAGATTCAGCAAATGCGCAAAAGCAGGTCTGCAGGATATGCCCTGTAGGATCCAATGTAAAATGCACCTTTAAAATTTGA